One genomic window of Bremerella sp. JC817 includes the following:
- a CDS encoding DUF1295 domain-containing protein — translation MDFSTLLLTNAGIVLGCMVLLWLLSLVLKDASIVDIFWGFGFVVIAWSSVLNAAAPSLLAWILVGMVTLWGCRLAGYLAWRNIGKGEDSRYREMREKPGRNFALFSLVVVYGLQGTIMWIVSLPLQIMPTLEGSFTALSVLGIGLWMIGLAFESIGDWQLSRFKSDPSNKGKVLDQGLWRYTRHPNYFGDCVLWWGYYILVVSVDESAWWTVIGPALMTFCLLWFSGVAHLEKRIPNRRPEYADYIRRTSAFFPWPPESKSSSSPVHSHSPTP, via the coding sequence ATGGACTTCAGCACCTTACTTCTGACCAACGCCGGCATCGTGCTGGGCTGCATGGTGCTGCTATGGCTGCTGAGTCTGGTCCTGAAGGATGCCAGTATCGTCGACATCTTTTGGGGCTTCGGCTTCGTGGTGATCGCCTGGAGCTCGGTCTTGAATGCAGCAGCCCCGAGCCTTCTGGCGTGGATCCTGGTCGGTATGGTCACCCTGTGGGGCTGCCGTCTGGCTGGCTACTTAGCCTGGCGCAACATCGGCAAGGGGGAAGATTCTCGCTACCGCGAGATGCGAGAGAAGCCCGGTCGGAACTTCGCTCTCTTCAGCCTGGTGGTCGTTTACGGCCTCCAGGGGACGATCATGTGGATCGTTTCTTTGCCTCTCCAAATTATGCCAACATTGGAAGGCTCATTCACGGCCCTCTCGGTGCTGGGCATTGGATTGTGGATGATCGGTCTCGCCTTCGAATCGATCGGCGACTGGCAACTGTCTCGCTTCAAGAGCGATCCATCGAACAAAGGCAAGGTGCTTGATCAGGGATTGTGGCGCTACACACGGCATCCGAATTACTTCGGAGACTGTGTGCTCTGGTGGGGCTACTACATTCTGGTGGTGTCGGTCGATGAATCGGCATGGTGGACCGTGATCGGTCCGGCGCTGATGACGTTCTGCCTGCTGTGGTTCTCTGGCGTCGCCCACCTCGAGAAACGGATCCCGAACCGTCGCCCCGAGTACGCCGATTACATTCGCCGTACGAGTGCCTTCTTCCCTTGGCCACCGGAATCGAAGTCGTCGTCCTCGCCGGTTCATAGTCATTCCCCAACTCCTTAG
- a CDS encoding FAD-dependent oxidoreductase, whose amino-acid sequence MRRQRIAVVGGGISGNLVARLLHADHEVTLFEAADYPGGHSNTVTCELDGKPYDVDTGFMVFNDRTYPNFCRMLDMLGVESQKSDMSFSVRCEQSGLEYQGSSLRGLFPSWRNLTSLRYWTMLRDILRFNHHGTKAVAENAIQPNETVGQFLERCRVGTMFREKYLVPMAAAIWSSDPEQILDFPAEFFLGFCDNHGLMAIRNRPQWRTIVGGSKQYVQKLIAPLVDRVRLSSPVESIRRTDDQVIITTSHDVTETFDQVILATHADQSLRMLDEPTEAECELLSHFPYQPNEAVLHTDTSLLPTHQHAWASWNYFLPANHQTTASVTYDLSRLQNVDSPRPILLSLNITDRIDPSMILKTLKYDHPAYNRHSFAAQQRLPEIQGKRNTYFCGAWCGYGFHEDGVKSALAVAAYFGKNLDACEAASTKDLSHTRDIRRSLITSGIG is encoded by the coding sequence ATGCGTCGTCAGCGAATTGCTGTGGTTGGAGGTGGCATCAGCGGAAATCTGGTCGCAAGGCTTTTACACGCCGACCACGAGGTCACCTTGTTCGAGGCGGCCGACTACCCAGGCGGGCACAGCAACACCGTCACGTGCGAACTGGATGGTAAGCCCTACGACGTCGACACCGGCTTCATGGTGTTCAACGATCGAACTTATCCGAACTTCTGCCGCATGCTCGACATGCTGGGAGTCGAGTCGCAGAAGAGCGATATGAGCTTCAGCGTTCGCTGCGAGCAAAGTGGTCTCGAATATCAGGGCAGTAGCCTGAGAGGCCTCTTTCCAAGCTGGCGAAATCTCACTTCCCTTCGTTACTGGACCATGCTGCGGGACATTCTGCGATTCAATCATCATGGGACGAAAGCAGTCGCAGAGAACGCCATCCAGCCGAACGAAACGGTCGGGCAATTTCTCGAACGCTGCCGGGTCGGCACGATGTTTCGCGAGAAGTATCTCGTCCCGATGGCTGCCGCCATTTGGTCGTCCGATCCCGAACAAATCCTTGACTTTCCCGCCGAATTCTTTCTCGGCTTTTGTGATAATCACGGCCTGATGGCCATTCGCAATCGTCCCCAGTGGCGAACGATCGTGGGGGGATCGAAGCAGTACGTGCAGAAGCTGATCGCACCGCTGGTCGATCGCGTGCGTTTGAGCTCGCCCGTCGAATCGATCCGCCGCACCGACGATCAAGTGATAATCACGACATCTCACGACGTGACCGAGACCTTCGATCAGGTCATCCTGGCGACGCATGCCGATCAATCTCTGCGGATGCTCGACGAGCCGACCGAGGCCGAGTGCGAGCTTCTGTCGCACTTCCCTTATCAGCCCAACGAAGCCGTTCTGCACACCGACACCAGCTTGCTGCCGACGCATCAACATGCTTGGGCAAGCTGGAACTATTTCCTGCCGGCCAATCATCAGACGACCGCCAGCGTTACGTACGACCTATCGCGTTTGCAGAACGTCGATTCTCCGCGGCCGATCCTGCTCAGTTTGAATATTACCGATCGGATTGATCCTTCGATGATCTTGAAGACGCTCAAGTACGATCATCCAGCCTATAACCGTCATTCCTTTGCGGCGCAGCAGCGTCTGCCTGAGATTCAAGGGAAGCGGAATACGTACTTCTGTGGTGCCTGGTGTGGGTATGGCTTCCACGAAGATGGCGTGAAGAGTGCTTTGGCGGTCGCCGCCTATTTTGGAAAGAACCTCGACGCATGCGAAGCTGCCTCTACGAAGGACTTGTCACACACTCGCGACATACGCCGGTCCCTCATCACTTCCGGTATCGGATAA
- a CDS encoding DUF1365 domain-containing protein has product MRSCLYEGLVTHSRHTPVPHHFRYRITMACFDLAELDQIVGPNRLLSDHRWAGVSFPRDVHLRHLSGSLDTRVRQFVEQQSGKRPEGSIRLLTQLRNFGYYFSPLNLFLIEGKTPTAAPSQIIAEVNNIPWGEQHAYLLEPSWNDEKQAWTCEHPKQMHVSPFMPMDQRYRWTFRSFGERLSVGLENIDAGRPIFGAGMDLEKKLLAPRGTRRFIPSVPAMSLKVVAAIYLEAWKLWWKRCPIYPHPRKQSGSKMAAPATKPL; this is encoded by the coding sequence ATGCGAAGCTGCCTCTACGAAGGACTTGTCACACACTCGCGACATACGCCGGTCCCTCATCACTTCCGGTATCGGATAACGATGGCCTGTTTCGATCTGGCCGAACTCGATCAAATTGTCGGTCCGAATCGACTGCTAAGTGATCATCGCTGGGCCGGGGTTTCGTTTCCTCGTGATGTGCATCTCCGACATCTTTCCGGAAGCCTCGATACTCGTGTGCGGCAATTTGTCGAGCAGCAATCGGGTAAGCGGCCCGAGGGGTCCATTCGCTTGCTCACGCAGCTTCGGAACTTCGGCTATTACTTCAGCCCGCTGAACTTGTTTCTGATCGAAGGCAAAACACCAACGGCGGCACCTTCGCAGATCATCGCCGAAGTGAACAATATCCCGTGGGGCGAGCAGCACGCCTATCTCCTCGAGCCGAGTTGGAACGATGAGAAACAGGCTTGGACCTGCGAGCATCCCAAGCAGATGCATGTCTCCCCCTTCATGCCGATGGATCAACGATATCGCTGGACGTTTCGCTCGTTCGGCGAGCGCCTTTCAGTGGGGCTCGAGAACATCGACGCCGGGCGTCCCATCTTTGGGGCTGGGATGGATTTAGAAAAAAAGCTGTTAGCACCCCGGGGTACTCGACGGTTCATACCTAGTGTGCCTGCTATGAGCCTGAAGGTCGTCGCGGCAATCTACTTGGAAGCCTGGAAACTTTGGTGGAAACGATGTCCCATCTATCCTCACCCGCGAAAACAATCCGGCAGCAAAATGGCTGCCCCGGCGACCAAACCGCTGTAG
- a CDS encoding lipopolysaccharide biosynthesis protein, translated as MNDAPSSEIGSSPVDPNLFKKTQRATRLTMIGQIAGQVISLIVLAEMYRLVDPVEFGLLGMFMPILLLVRSFGSLGMDIATVQKRNLTDEQSSTLFWYQVITGVILVVVLAGLSPLLSYWFHAERLLPVGIALSGTALLYNSYSQHKSLAEKKLRFGRLTIVRLLSLVISGGLGIVAAWFDYGVWALVIQQYAELIVLNIGFWAIEPWRPGRRAHFSEVRNLLQFSGFYTLSGLFFAFGQNLDKILLGVLMGGTNVGHEWIGYYTQAYNQMIRPVYLLTSPVTAAMLPALSHARGNTEVFTRLTGNFYRMVGIMLAPCSIGMFLVGERLMPVLGGDEWIESGELLAVMGLMILAQAWINISGSLMSAAGRADMLAVGAFGTLISLGAACWFALATIGSDPYAVTLELALAMSLATILMCGPYLYFCFHFAGIDARAIFWKLVPAIGASLLMGLVVSLVGYAESFVPQAVVLVKQVVVGVVAYMLFARSEITWLWRQLRGLSADEDIHTVID; from the coding sequence ATGAATGATGCCCCGTCTTCGGAGATTGGTTCGTCTCCCGTCGATCCCAATCTCTTCAAGAAGACGCAGCGCGCTACGCGACTGACCATGATCGGTCAGATCGCCGGCCAGGTGATCTCGCTAATTGTTCTGGCCGAAATGTACCGATTGGTTGATCCGGTCGAGTTCGGCCTGCTGGGAATGTTCATGCCGATCTTACTACTGGTCCGTTCGTTCGGATCACTAGGCATGGACATCGCGACTGTTCAAAAACGGAATCTTACCGACGAACAGTCGTCGACGTTGTTCTGGTACCAGGTCATCACCGGCGTAATCCTCGTCGTTGTGTTGGCTGGGCTCAGTCCGCTGCTTTCCTATTGGTTTCATGCCGAACGGCTGTTGCCGGTGGGCATCGCCTTGTCGGGCACCGCCCTGCTCTACAACTCGTACTCGCAGCACAAATCACTTGCCGAAAAAAAACTGCGATTCGGTCGGCTGACCATCGTGCGCCTGCTTTCGCTGGTGATCAGTGGTGGCCTGGGGATTGTGGCCGCGTGGTTCGACTATGGCGTGTGGGCGTTGGTGATTCAGCAGTACGCCGAATTGATCGTTCTGAACATCGGCTTCTGGGCGATCGAGCCTTGGCGACCCGGTCGAAGGGCTCACTTCTCGGAAGTTCGCAATCTGCTGCAGTTCAGCGGGTTCTATACCCTCAGCGGTTTGTTCTTCGCGTTCGGTCAGAATCTCGACAAGATCTTGCTGGGCGTGTTGATGGGTGGCACCAACGTCGGTCACGAATGGATCGGGTACTATACCCAGGCCTACAACCAGATGATTCGCCCAGTCTATTTGTTGACGTCGCCGGTCACTGCGGCCATGTTGCCTGCGCTTTCGCACGCGCGTGGCAATACCGAAGTATTCACGCGTTTGACCGGCAACTTCTATCGCATGGTGGGCATCATGCTCGCACCATGTTCGATCGGTATGTTTCTGGTGGGCGAGCGATTGATGCCGGTGCTCGGTGGTGACGAGTGGATCGAGTCTGGCGAGCTGCTGGCGGTGATGGGTCTGATGATTCTGGCGCAAGCGTGGATCAACATCTCTGGCAGTTTAATGAGCGCCGCTGGACGGGCCGATATGCTTGCCGTCGGTGCTTTCGGAACGCTGATTTCGTTGGGGGCGGCTTGCTGGTTCGCTCTGGCAACCATCGGTTCCGATCCATACGCTGTGACGCTTGAACTCGCCTTGGCGATGTCATTGGCGACGATCTTGATGTGCGGTCCTTATCTCTACTTCTGCTTCCACTTTGCCGGGATCGACGCCAGGGCGATCTTCTGGAAGCTAGTGCCCGCGATTGGTGCCTCGTTGTTGATGGGGCTGGTGGTGTCGCTCGTAGGCTATGCCGAAAGCTTTGTGCCTCAGGCCGTGGTCCTGGTCAAACAGGTCGTGGTGGGCGTGGTCGCTTACATGCTGTTCGCGCGAAGCGAGATTACCTGGCTGTGGCGGCAACTGCGTGGATTGAGCGCGGACGAAGACATCCACACCGTCATTGATTGA
- a CDS encoding cyclopropane-fatty-acyl-phospholipid synthase family protein — protein sequence MSHLSSPAKTIRQQNGCPGDQTAVGEIALQASIRPASGMKAKVAAGLHCWVSRQCRRLLHQALSQIDAGHVLIVDPLGQHQFGPSSDVELRAVVRIDDLRVYRRMIFGGTLAAAEAYLDGKWVCSDLTALLRIMARNLESLKGIEKRTSFWLGPWRKLQQWQTRNSKSGSRKNIAAHYDLSNEFFGLMLDESMMYSSAIYRNEQTPLAEASLAKLDRICRKLDIKPGSHVLEIGTGWGGFAEFAAKHYGCHVTTTTISEQQHEFARKRFKAAGLDDQITLLKSDYRDLTGQFDHVVSIEMIEAVGRDYLDTYFQKCASLLKPEGTMALQVITIPDERVESYSRGVDFIQKYIFPGGFLPSYHLLSRSIANKSDLRILHTEDFGPHYARTLADWRMNFFENMPRIRKLGMDDYFLRMWEYYLAYCEAGFHERQIGVSQMVLARPKFRGDSILGSF from the coding sequence ATGTCCCATCTATCCTCACCCGCGAAAACAATCCGGCAGCAAAATGGCTGCCCCGGCGACCAAACCGCTGTAGGCGAAATTGCACTTCAAGCATCGATTCGGCCTGCCAGCGGCATGAAAGCCAAGGTGGCGGCAGGGCTTCATTGTTGGGTTTCGCGGCAGTGCCGCCGACTACTTCATCAGGCTCTCTCACAAATTGATGCCGGGCACGTCCTGATCGTCGACCCACTGGGGCAGCATCAATTCGGGCCGAGCAGCGATGTCGAACTGCGGGCAGTGGTGCGGATCGATGACCTGCGTGTTTATCGCCGCATGATTTTCGGGGGCACGCTCGCCGCTGCGGAAGCTTACCTGGACGGAAAGTGGGTTTGCAGTGACCTGACCGCACTGCTGCGAATCATGGCTCGCAATCTGGAGTCACTCAAAGGAATCGAGAAACGAACGTCGTTCTGGCTCGGTCCGTGGCGGAAGCTTCAGCAGTGGCAGACTCGTAACTCAAAGTCTGGCAGCCGCAAGAACATCGCGGCCCATTACGACTTGAGCAACGAGTTTTTCGGTCTGATGCTGGACGAGTCGATGATGTACTCTTCGGCTATTTACCGCAACGAGCAGACGCCGTTGGCGGAGGCATCCCTTGCGAAGCTTGATCGCATTTGCCGGAAACTTGATATCAAACCAGGGAGTCACGTCCTGGAGATTGGCACGGGCTGGGGAGGCTTCGCGGAGTTCGCCGCGAAGCATTATGGCTGTCACGTGACGACGACCACCATTTCGGAGCAACAACACGAGTTCGCTCGCAAGCGATTTAAAGCCGCTGGTCTCGACGACCAGATCACGCTGCTCAAGTCGGACTATCGTGATCTTACTGGGCAGTTCGATCATGTCGTCAGCATCGAGATGATCGAAGCGGTCGGGCGAGATTATCTCGACACTTACTTCCAGAAATGTGCCTCGCTGCTGAAGCCTGAGGGGACGATGGCTCTACAAGTGATCACGATTCCGGACGAACGTGTCGAAAGTTACTCGCGCGGTGTCGACTTCATCCAGAAGTACATCTTCCCTGGCGGTTTCTTGCCGTCTTACCACTTGCTGTCTCGATCGATCGCGAACAAGTCGGATCTGCGAATTTTGCATACCGAAGACTTCGGTCCTCACTATGCTCGCACGCTGGCCGATTGGCGAATGAACTTCTTCGAGAACATGCCCCGCATTCGCAAGCTTGGCATGGACGACTACTTCCTGCGGATGTGGGAATACTATCTTGCCTACTGCGAAGCAGGATTTCATGAACGTCAGATCGGCGTCAGTCAGATGGTGTTGGCTCGACCGAAGTTTCGAGGCGATTCGATCCTGGGCAGCTTCTAG
- a CDS encoding glycosyltransferase family 2 protein yields MSIHSDNEQFELSHVQQALLETSLDDSRRVELLQQLLGEAACYRLAIYEIPLDFVLSVVIPIFNEVNSLQQVIAAVRQCGFKCEIILVDDGSTDGTRDLLESLRGQSDLKIILHEKNQGKGAALATGFKEATGDAVIIQDADLEYTPKDYRVLLQPIICEGVDAVYGSRFITGHRNVPRVRHYLANKLVTMWSNLFTNLLLTDMETCYKVFRREVIQEIAPTLREKRFGVEPEITAKLARRKGLRIREVPIRYFPRTFEEGKKIGWKDGIRALWCAIRY; encoded by the coding sequence ATGAGCATCCATTCCGATAACGAGCAGTTCGAGTTGTCGCACGTACAGCAGGCCTTACTGGAGACCTCTTTGGACGATTCGCGTCGCGTTGAGTTGTTGCAGCAGTTGCTGGGGGAAGCCGCATGTTACCGGCTGGCGATCTACGAGATCCCGCTCGACTTCGTGCTGTCGGTGGTGATTCCCATCTTCAACGAAGTGAACTCGCTGCAACAGGTTATTGCAGCAGTTCGGCAGTGCGGTTTCAAGTGTGAAATCATCCTGGTCGACGATGGAAGCACCGACGGAACACGCGACCTGCTGGAATCGCTCCGTGGTCAATCCGACTTGAAGATCATTCTCCACGAGAAAAACCAGGGCAAGGGTGCCGCCTTGGCAACTGGTTTCAAGGAAGCGACTGGCGACGCCGTGATCATCCAGGATGCCGATCTGGAATACACGCCGAAAGATTATCGCGTCTTGTTACAGCCGATCATCTGTGAAGGGGTCGACGCCGTTTACGGCAGTCGCTTCATCACCGGACATCGTAATGTGCCGCGCGTCCGACATTATCTGGCCAACAAGTTGGTGACCATGTGGTCGAACTTGTTCACAAATCTGTTGCTGACCGACATGGAAACCTGTTACAAGGTGTTCCGTCGCGAAGTCATCCAGGAAATTGCCCCCACCCTTCGCGAAAAGCGATTTGGTGTTGAACCCGAAATCACTGCCAAGCTGGCTCGTCGCAAGGGTCTGCGAATCCGCGAAGTACCGATCCGTTACTTTCCTCGCACGTTCGAGGAAGGTAAGAAGATCGGCTGGAAGGATGGGATCCGGGCATTGTGGTGTGCGATTCGTTACTAA
- a CDS encoding DUF885 domain-containing protein: MSSLRLLALSLIALSVFAPAAAFAEDNSASKQLHALFDEDWEWQLDNHPTMGTWLGDPRGNDRWTDLSREAIDKRKQHPHEMLEKLQTIDASQLTGEDLLSYELFEYDLRRSIDGEKYPSELLAVDQLDGPQFMMAQTATNMPFKTVKDYENYLSRLNKYPNFLQQNVDLLKEGLEKRWVQPPGPLGSIPRQISGQVLADATDSPLFDPFEDFPDSISAEDQARLKKAGKEAIANQVFPALLKFKAFLEDEYLPNAAEIIGASALPNGKQYYAFRCRASTTTDLSPEEIHEIGMSEVKRIRGEMEKVIRESGFEGDFDDFIKFLKTDPQFYYTDPNDLLIGYRDIAKRVDAELPKLFVELPRLPYGVKAFPDYEAPNQTSARYYPGAPEAARAGFFMANTYALDSRPKYEMEALTLHEAVPGHHLQIARAQELTDLPNFRRHGHFTAYVEGWALYAESLGEEMGFYQTPYDKFGQLTFEMWRACRLVVDTGIHNMGWSRAQAIKFFKENSGKSDLEVAVEIDRYIVWPGQALGYKIGELKIKQLRAKAETELGEDFDLREFHNVVLDSGALPLPILERQVDRWISEKKAG, from the coding sequence ATGTCGTCGCTTCGCCTGCTGGCTCTTTCTTTGATCGCCTTGAGCGTGTTCGCTCCGGCGGCTGCCTTTGCGGAAGATAACTCCGCCTCCAAACAACTCCACGCCTTGTTCGACGAAGACTGGGAGTGGCAGCTCGATAATCATCCCACCATGGGGACATGGCTGGGGGATCCTCGCGGCAACGATCGCTGGACCGACCTTTCGCGAGAAGCGATCGACAAACGGAAACAGCACCCGCACGAAATGCTGGAGAAGCTGCAAACGATCGACGCCAGCCAACTGACCGGCGAGGACCTGTTGTCGTACGAACTGTTCGAGTACGACCTGCGTCGCTCGATCGATGGCGAGAAGTACCCGAGCGAACTCCTGGCGGTCGATCAGCTCGATGGTCCTCAGTTCATGATGGCCCAAACGGCGACGAACATGCCGTTCAAGACCGTCAAAGATTACGAGAACTATCTTTCGCGATTGAATAAGTATCCGAACTTCCTCCAGCAGAACGTCGACCTGCTGAAGGAAGGGCTGGAAAAACGCTGGGTCCAGCCGCCTGGTCCGCTGGGCAGTATCCCTCGCCAGATCAGTGGTCAGGTCTTGGCCGACGCTACCGACAGCCCGCTGTTCGATCCTTTCGAAGACTTCCCCGATTCGATATCAGCCGAAGACCAGGCTCGCCTGAAGAAGGCGGGTAAAGAAGCGATCGCCAATCAAGTCTTCCCAGCGCTGCTGAAATTTAAGGCGTTCCTGGAAGACGAATACCTTCCGAACGCCGCCGAGATCATTGGTGCTTCGGCGCTTCCCAACGGCAAGCAGTACTACGCCTTCCGCTGCCGCGCTTCGACGACGACCGATCTAAGTCCGGAAGAGATTCACGAGATCGGCATGAGCGAAGTGAAGCGAATCCGGGGCGAGATGGAGAAGGTCATTCGCGAGTCTGGCTTCGAAGGGGACTTCGACGACTTCATCAAATTCCTGAAGACTGATCCGCAGTTCTATTACACCGACCCCAACGACCTGTTGATTGGCTACCGCGACATTGCCAAGCGAGTCGATGCGGAACTGCCCAAGCTGTTCGTTGAACTGCCTCGGCTTCCCTACGGTGTGAAGGCCTTCCCGGACTATGAAGCGCCAAACCAGACTTCGGCACGGTACTACCCTGGTGCACCGGAAGCGGCCCGAGCCGGTTTCTTCATGGCGAACACCTACGCATTGGACAGCCGTCCGAAGTATGAAATGGAAGCGTTGACACTGCATGAAGCGGTCCCAGGTCACCACCTGCAGATCGCTCGCGCCCAGGAACTTACCGACCTGCCAAACTTCCGACGTCATGGGCACTTCACCGCGTATGTTGAAGGTTGGGCTTTGTACGCCGAGTCGCTGGGGGAAGAGATGGGCTTTTACCAGACCCCTTACGACAAGTTCGGCCAGCTTACCTTCGAGATGTGGCGAGCTTGCCGCCTGGTGGTCGATACCGGCATCCACAACATGGGTTGGAGCCGAGCCCAGGCCATCAAGTTCTTTAAAGAAAACAGCGGCAAGAGCGACCTGGAAGTTGCCGTCGAGATCGATCGCTATATCGTCTGGCCAGGCCAGGCCCTGGGCTACAAGATTGGCGAGCTGAAAATCAAGCAGCTGCGAGCCAAGGCCGAAACGGAACTGGGGGAAGATTTCGATCTTCGCGAGTTCCATAACGTGGTTCTCGATAGCGGTGCTCTCCCGCTCCCGATTCTGGAACGGCAGGTCGATCGCTGGATTTCCGAAAAGAAAGCGGGCTAA
- a CDS encoding Glu/Leu/Phe/Val dehydrogenase — protein sequence MNASTSPDLFEGAIARLDKAFQFAEIDAEALERLKHPKQILQVSIPLRMDDGSLRVFSGYRVRHDDTRGPTKGGLRYSPSVDIAEVKALAFWMTFKCAVMNIPYGGAKGGICVNAKELSRMELERLSRGFIEQVADFIGPDTDIPAPDMYTNAMIMGWMMDEYSKIHRRRTPGVITGKPIPLGGSQGRDDATGRGAYYCIQELAKKRDWVPKQTRVAVQGFGNAGQSIARLLHADGYQVVAVSDSRGGIYKPGGFDIPSLIQIKNESRRLQAVYCTGSVCEAVEAKTITNEQLLELDVDLLIPAALENVITAENAQRITAPVIVEVANGPTTGEADEILNENEKLVIPDILANAGGVTVSYFEWVQNQQGFYWSLEEVQQRLHAMMRQEFNHIYDWMVEKKIDMRTAAYAVALSRIGEAIESLGTVQYFSDNDS from the coding sequence ATGAACGCCTCTACGAGTCCTGACCTTTTCGAAGGAGCGATCGCCCGGCTGGATAAGGCTTTCCAGTTTGCCGAGATCGATGCCGAAGCGCTCGAGCGCCTGAAGCACCCCAAGCAGATTCTGCAAGTCTCGATCCCGCTTCGCATGGATGACGGATCGCTGCGAGTCTTCAGCGGTTATCGTGTGCGTCACGACGACACACGCGGGCCCACGAAAGGTGGTCTGCGATACTCACCGAGTGTCGACATCGCCGAAGTGAAAGCGCTGGCGTTCTGGATGACCTTTAAATGCGCCGTGATGAACATTCCTTATGGCGGCGCGAAAGGTGGCATCTGCGTGAACGCGAAAGAACTTTCGCGAATGGAGCTCGAGCGGCTCTCGCGCGGGTTCATCGAACAAGTCGCCGACTTCATCGGCCCCGACACCGATATCCCAGCCCCTGACATGTATACCAATGCCATGATCATGGGGTGGATGATGGACGAGTATTCGAAGATCCATCGTCGCCGCACCCCAGGCGTGATTACCGGCAAGCCGATCCCACTGGGTGGCAGCCAGGGACGCGACGACGCTACGGGCCGCGGAGCTTACTACTGCATTCAAGAGCTCGCTAAGAAGCGGGATTGGGTTCCGAAGCAAACGCGGGTCGCCGTCCAGGGCTTCGGCAACGCCGGGCAAAGTATCGCGCGACTTCTGCATGCCGATGGATACCAGGTGGTCGCCGTCAGTGATTCGCGCGGCGGGATCTACAAGCCTGGCGGATTCGATATCCCGAGCTTGATTCAAATCAAAAACGAGTCGCGGCGGCTTCAGGCGGTTTATTGCACCGGCTCGGTTTGCGAAGCAGTTGAGGCGAAGACCATCACCAACGAGCAGCTTCTGGAACTTGACGTCGACCTGCTGATACCAGCGGCGCTGGAAAATGTGATCACGGCCGAGAACGCCCAGCGGATTACGGCCCCGGTGATCGTGGAAGTGGCCAACGGTCCAACCACCGGCGAGGCCGACGAGATTCTCAACGAAAATGAGAAACTGGTGATCCCCGACATCCTGGCCAACGCAGGGGGTGTGACTGTCAGTTACTTCGAGTGGGTCCAGAACCAGCAAGGGTTTTATTGGAGCCTCGAAGAAGTCCAGCAGCGGCTGCACGCCATGATGCGACAAGAGTTCAATCACATCTACGACTGGATGGTCGAAAAGAAGATCGACATGCGGACAGCCGCGTATGCGGTGGCCCTGTCTAGAATCGGCGAAGCGATCGAATCGCTGGGGACTGTCCAGTATTTTTCAGACAACGATTCGTGA
- a CDS encoding carbon-nitrogen hydrolase family protein produces MIPPFVAAAIQMSSGAEKSANLEQAESLIAEAAQQGAKLVVLPELFPFLGKVTELRKNAETMDGGTLERMRQLAIKHQLVLCAGSIAIEASNDPNKVVNRSLVFGPHGQTLSTYDKIHCFDIRLPDVTVMESEHVRAGSQLSVSATPLGHVGQAICYDLRFPEVFRHLTEDGMQICVLPAAFTDKTGQAHWEILARARAIENQIYVIAANQCGLYADSIQCYGNSMIIDPWGEVLARGSSREPGIILAEIDLAKLRRIRSELPALTHRRLA; encoded by the coding sequence ATGATCCCCCCTTTCGTCGCAGCTGCGATTCAGATGTCTTCGGGCGCGGAAAAATCGGCCAATCTGGAACAAGCGGAATCATTGATCGCCGAAGCGGCCCAACAGGGAGCCAAACTGGTCGTCTTGCCCGAGCTTTTCCCCTTCCTGGGAAAGGTCACCGAACTGCGAAAAAACGCGGAAACCATGGACGGAGGGACACTCGAACGGATGCGGCAGCTGGCAATCAAGCATCAATTGGTGCTGTGTGCTGGAAGTATCGCGATCGAGGCCAGCAACGATCCCAATAAGGTGGTAAATCGAAGCCTCGTCTTTGGTCCTCATGGGCAAACTTTATCCACGTACGACAAGATCCATTGCTTCGATATCCGCCTGCCTGATGTCACGGTGATGGAATCGGAACATGTTCGTGCCGGATCGCAGCTTTCGGTATCCGCGACACCGCTGGGGCACGTAGGCCAGGCGATCTGCTACGACTTACGGTTCCCCGAAGTGTTTCGGCACCTGACAGAAGACGGGATGCAGATCTGTGTTTTGCCAGCCGCATTTACGGACAAGACGGGCCAGGCTCACTGGGAAATTCTTGCGCGAGCCCGTGCCATCGAAAACCAGATCTACGTAATCGCCGCAAATCAATGCGGGCTGTATGCCGACTCGATCCAGTGCTACGGGAACTCGATGATCATCGATCCATGGGGCGAGGTCCTGGCACGCGGATCGTCGCGCGAACCAGGGATCATTTTAGCCGAGATTGATCTCGCTAAGCTACGTAGGATTCGCTCCGAGTTGCCCGCCTTGACGCATCGTCGCCTTGCGTAG